Genomic segment of Funiculus sociatus GB2-C1:
TTATGAGCTATTGCCAGAAACATCGGAGACATTGATCTACCTTGCCATGATCCGGATCATGGTGAGGCAACTGGCATAAAATTTGACCCCTCGGAACTTTTCAAACATCCTCTCATTGATTTTCCAAGAGTTGGGATCACTTAGGCACATATTCGCTCACTCTTCAAATAAAGTTTGTTCGCGCTGGTAGCCTTTGCAGTTAATTTTACAGACATTTTTTCAAATGCCAACCCTGAAGTGATATGATTGCTCTGCTCAATCGGTTCTGGTGAGGAGCAGCCACCAGAGTTAAGGGGAAAGTTCGGTGCAAGTCCGGCGCTGTCCCGCAGCTGTGATGAGGCATTAGTTACAGCCTCTAAGTCAGAATGCCCACCGATGGGAGATAAAGGGGCTGGGGACTAGGGACTAGGGACTAGGAACTGGGGACTGGGTAAGAATTTTTCCTCTTCCCCAATCGCCAATTCCAATTACCAATCAACAGTAAAGAATTTGATACATCTGCGAGGTACAGATTATGACTAAAATTAAACCCTTTAATTTCTTCAAGCTACTGCCAAGATACATAAGCGTCGCTGCTTTAATCGGGGTTGGCTGTTTAATTGCCCAAAAGCCTGCTTACGCTCACCATTCTATGGGCGGTAACGTACCTTCTAATTTCTTTGAAGGGTTCCTCTCAGGGCTGGCGCACCCGCTGATTGGCTTGGATCATTTTGCTTTTGTGATTGCTATTGGGTTACTGGCGGTTGGCCAAGTGCAGGGCGCACTGATACCAGCGGGATTTGTTCTAGCAGCAATGGTAGGAACTGGGATTCATTTACTGAGCGTTGATTTACCAGTAACAGAGATAATTATTGCTGTTAGCGCGATCGCATTTGGGGCGATGCTGGTAAAACAAAATAAACCTAACTGGATTTTACAGATAGTTTTGGGTGCGATCGCCGGTTTATTTCACGGTTACGCTTATGGTGAGGCGATTATCGGTGCTGGGATGACTGAGTTATTTGCCTACTTGCTAGGTTTTACTTTAATTCAGTATGGCGTTGCTTTTGGTGCTTTCCGGTTTGGTAGTGCGGCGACCCAGAAATTTAACACTCAACGTTTATCCTTTCTGCAACTCGCTGGTTTAGTTATATCTTCAATTGGTGTTGTATTCCTCGCGTCGTCAATTAGTTAGTCATTAGTCAGTAGTTTGTTGTCAGTTGGCGTT
This window contains:
- a CDS encoding HupE/UreJ family protein, with protein sequence MTKIKPFNFFKLLPRYISVAALIGVGCLIAQKPAYAHHSMGGNVPSNFFEGFLSGLAHPLIGLDHFAFVIAIGLLAVGQVQGALIPAGFVLAAMVGTGIHLLSVDLPVTEIIIAVSAIAFGAMLVKQNKPNWILQIVLGAIAGLFHGYAYGEAIIGAGMTELFAYLLGFTLIQYGVAFGAFRFGSAATQKFNTQRLSFLQLAGLVISSIGVVFLASSIS